The stretch of DNA atccccatcaagctaccaatgactttcttcacagaattggaaaaaagctactttaaagttcatatggaaccaaaaaagagcccgcatcaccaagtcaatcctaagccaaaagaacaaagctggaggcatcatgctacctgacttcaaactatactacaagactacagtaaccaaagcagcatggtactggtaccaaaacagagatacagaccaatggaacagaacagagccctcagaaataatgccacacatctacaactatctgatctttgacaaacctgacaaaaacaagcaatggggaaaggattccctatttaataaatggtgctgggaaaactggctagccatatgtagaaagctgaaactggaccccttccttacaccttatacaaaaattaattcaagatggattaaagacttaaatgttagacctaaaaccataaaaaccctagaagaaaacctaggcaataccattcaggacataggcatggacaaggacttcacgtctaaaacaccaaaagcaatggcaacaaaagccaaaattgacaaatgggatataattaaactaaagagcttctgcacagccaaagaaactaccatcagagtgaacaggcaacctacagaatgggagaaaatttttgcaatctactcatctgacaaagggctaatatccagaatctacaatgaactcaaacaaatttacaagaaaaaatcaaacaaccccatcaaaaagtgggcaaaggatatgaacgacacttctcaaaagaagatatttatgcagccaaaagacacatgaaaaaaggctcatcatcactggccatcagagaaatgcaaatcaaaaccacaatgccatactatctcataccagttagaatggcgatcattaaaaagtcaggaaacaacaggtgctggagaggatgtggagaaataggaacacttttacactgttggtgggactgtaaactagttcaaccattgtggaagtcagtgtggcgattcctcagggatctagaactagaaataccatttgacccagccatcccattactgggtatatacccaaaggattacaaatcattctgctataaagacacatgcacacgtatgtttattacagcagtgctcacaatagcaaagacttggaaccaacccaaatgtccatcaatgacagactggattaagaaaatgtggcacatatacaccatggaatactatgcagccatataaaaggatgagtttatgtcctttgtagggacatggatgaagctggaaaccatcgttctcagcaaagtatcccaaggacaaaaaaccaaacactgcatgttctcactcataggtgggaattgaacaatgagaacacttggacacagaaacgggaacatcacacactggggcctgttgtggggtggggggagcggggagggatagcattagcagatatacctaatgtaaatgacgagttaatgggtgcagcacaccaacatggcacatgtatacgtatgtaacaaacctgcacgttgtgcacatgtaccctaaaacttaaagtataattaaaaaaaaaaagaaaaagaaaagaaaatagcccTGGAATGTATCAGCACTGTCAGCCCTCAAAAATCCAGTATCTCCAACAAACTGGGTGTCACAAGGCTTTCTAGTGAAGTGTTCCACACCTGTTTGTTGTCATCTCTCATTAATGTGTGGCATCTCCTGGGATGCATCTTTCAACCAACCAGCATCCCAGATTTATAGGTCAAAGCAGAGGATCAGAGAACTCATCCCAGGGAGGAATGGCACTTGCAGAAATGGGCAGCCATGACTTTGCTTGACTCTTCTGTCTTCTTGCTAGAGTTGTTTTTTAGCTTCCAGACATGAAATGCATTGGGGCTCAGATGACCGGAATAGGCTAGATCTGTCAGTGATGGTCCAAGGGACTTTTCATTGGTAAATCTGCTGAGACTGCTGAACAAGGCTAGTGATGCCTTGCTTGTGAGCTTCCTAATCTGGCTGCTGTATGACATTGCAATTCTGGGCTTCAGGGCCCCAAACCAGCATATCCAAAGAACCTGAAGCCAATTGTTCTGTCATTCTTTAAAGACCCAACGCATGGGATGGCAGATGCCAGGTGCAGAATATAACCTCCTGTCCATCCCTACAGAACATCATATACTGGAGACAAGAGGGCCCAGCCTACCCAGAACAAGACCCTTTCTCCAGATCACTAACTTTCTTGAGGATCTGAAGTTAAGCCACATGCCTAGACTCTTCCTGGGCCAGCAACCATTTTACTTAGAATGTCAAGGGGAAATCCCCTTGGAAATACTCCAGTACCCATTGCCTAAGGACTATGTGCTTATTCTCTTTTTGACCAATCATTATAATTCCAGAGATTTAGGAAGCCCATTGCTGTATCAAGGACTATAAAATGGTGGTGGCCAAGGTGTCAAGGATCCCAGACCTGCCTAGGACTCTCTGTGCCATTGTCCCTGGAGAGAGAACCCAGTTACTCTCACTtccagtgcagtggctcctgaTCTTTGAGTTGTTTGGCTTGTTTTTACATGtgattatttcacttttaaacatCCAGGAAAGAGGCATCTGCAGAAATAAggatttctttaataatttcttatgtTGGGCACTTGGAATGTCCTGCCACAGGTACATGCACCATGGAACTGGCAAGTGGGCAGACAGAAAGGACAGGCTGGCAGTGCAGGTTTCCCAGGATCTCATGAGgtagggctgctgctgctgctgctgcaataTCTGCTGGCCGGAGGCTTTGCTTCCATTTTAGACATCCCAAACAAAGTCATCTTGGGGGACCTAGCCCCAAACCAATCTTGGTACTTAGATCAGGCTGCCTGACATAACTGAGTCTCATTTTCTGTTTCGGATACTCCCAGGTTCTCATGCTGCTTCCCAGTGCCTCCCCCATTAGATGGTACCTAAAGTAAGAAAGCCATtgacacagagaggagagaggaagtgaGACGGGTCACAGACAAGTGATGGCCTAGTCTCCCAGCCCCCATCCTGCCATAGCACTGTTGCCCTTCACCCTGCCTTGGGCTCTGACATGCtcccttcccccccacccccggcaGACTCTGGATGGGCACATGGTGGTGCGTAGCCATGCCCGTGTGTCGTCGCTGACCCTGAAGAGCATCCAGTACACTGATGCCGGAGAGTACATCTGCACCGCCAGCAACACCATCGGCCAGGACTCCCAGTCCATGTACCTTGAAGTGCAATGTAAGGAATAAATGGGGAAGgacctgggggagggaggggcaagGCAGGGTCAGGATGAGAGAGGAAAACATCAGCAAGGACCTATGTGCACCCTGTGTGTTCTGCTTACGTTCCCTGCAGCTGACCCTGGGCTATTTCAGAGCTCTGTTCCCAAGCCACCCCCTACACACCATCTCCAGGCTTCTTACAAGCCTGCTGTGCCCTTGAGTCTTCTTCCCATGCTGTGCACAGGAATTCTAGAATGGCCCTGACCTCTACTATACCAGGCGCTGGCTCTGCTTTGGAGCACACCTGCCTTCCCAGTGCCAGGAGACAGGATATGGGGGCTTCATAATCATGGCAGTCATCCTGACAGTCATTGTTATTTATTGCAGATGCCCCAAAGCTACAGGGCCCTGTGGCTGTGTACACTTGGGAGGGGAACCAGGTGAACATCACCTGCGAGGTATTTGCCTATCCCAGTGCCACGATCTCATGGTTTCGGGATGGCCAGCTGCTGCCAAGCTCCAATTACAGCAATATCAAGATCTACAACACCCCCTCTGCCAGCTATCTGGAGGTGAGTCAGGATGGGGGTGGGACAGAGCAGAGAAAGCACAGTTTGACTCTAGGTGGGCTCCAAAATGCAGCTCAAGTCCTCTCTCCTGCTTCTCTGGCACATCCTGAGCAGGGAAGGCATGGGCTAGAGAAGACACTGAGCctcttttcagctccccttcGCCCACTCTACCAGTCCCCTCCCTGAATGTGCCTCTCCCATGAGCCCCTCTGctattcttttctcttgtttaagGCTGGGCTGGAGCTAATGATTTATACTTTACTAGTTCTGTTTTTTACTAACTTAATTCAGTAAATAAAGATCTGAGTCTGTGACCATCCCATAGGACACTTGTAACCCAATAGCTTCTTCCTTCTAAAGGTGACCCCAGACTCTGAGAATGATTTTGGGAACTACAACTGTACTGCAGTGAACCGCATTGGGCAGGAGTCCTTGGAATTCATCCTTGTTCAAGCAGGTGAGTGTCCCTTACTCACCTGAGAGCAGCTGCCACAACCCCCCACCTAACCCTGCCAGCCCAATTTGTGTACTTGAGTGATTCCAGGATATTGGGAAGAAGAAAGGGCCAGGGTCAGCAAAGCCAGAGAGTTGGGAAGCTGGGAGCCATTGGATCAGCGCATGGGGCATGTTGGGGGAGAAGCATCTGGTGAGATGGGCCAGGAGGACAGGATACAGTGACAGGATTCCCAAGAGTGAGCAGAAATGACAGAGATGTGCCTTGTGACTGAGAGTTAATGGTCTTGGGCCAAACTGGGCTCACCTGAGTCTCCATATGTGTCTTCCCCACAGACACCCCCTCTTCACCATCCATCGACCAGGTGGAGCCATACTCCAGCACAGCCCAGGTGCAGTTTGATGAACCAGAGGCCACAGGTGGGGTGCCCATCCTCAAATACAAAGCTGAGTGGAGAGCAGTTGGTGAAGAAGTATGGCATTCCAAGTGGTATGATGCCAAGGAAGGTGAGTTGGGCGAGTTGGTGTTTCCATTGGGATCATGAGTGCCTCAGTACTCAGATGTCCCCACCTGCCATCCTGGGCATGTTCCTACAGAATCAGGAACTGCACCTCCAGAATTAGGTCAAAGTCATATCTGCCTGTAGAGTTGTTGCCCCTATTGCCACCCCAACCCATGCTCTGTGCTTCAGAGCCTGGTTCTCATGACCCTTCCAGTATGGATGAAGGCATCTGTACCACATTCCAGGCAGGAACCTTGTGTAGGTTCTGAGCGCAGCCAGATGAGTCCAGCCCATAGGTTCTGAGCATGGCCAGATGAGTCTAATCCATCCTACTCTGCACGTTTGAGTTACCTGTGCTGCAGGTTCTCTGCCGACACCCGGCCAGTCCTGCTTGGATATCTGTACTCAGGGACTGGCTGTCTTGTAATTGTGATAGTAACCAAATAAGCACAGCCAGCAGGACAAGTCTGCCCTTAAATCAGTCCTGTGCTAGCTTTCCAAGCTAAAGATTAAAAGACTGACCCTTGGATTACTGCAGTGTGAAGATTCTGAGCCCAGATCATCTGAGGATAATGTGTGCTTATGTTGGACTCCCCTTTTTGGGTTTAATTGGAATAACTCAGTGAAGTATGTTTTGTTTCTGTACAAATTTTTAATCCTGGTCTCGTATGTGGTAATTCGAGTGGAATTGGAAGTAGGCTGGGATATCAGTATCACAGCCATTCAGAGACATAGTCCAGTGCAGTTTCACTCAGAATTAGTTCTGCCAGAAAGTTTCCATCACTTCTTCAGCTTCTCGGGGGAGCCAGGGGGCCGAGAGGAGCTGCTGGGTAATCAGGATTGGAGCCAGAAGAAAGCAATCACTTTGCCTTCCTAACTTCCCTCTGAAATCTCATACCAATTTTGTGGCAGGTTGATCTCATGTCACTATCTGTCcacccgacttttttttttttttaaagatcaattctagttatttttattataaaatatacataacatacattTTACGTTccatcatttttaagtgtaaaattcagtggcattaagttgtaaccatcaccaccatccatctccagaactttttatcatcccaaactgaaactctgtacccattaaacactagcTCTTCATTCActacctcctcccagcccctggcaaccaccatgctttctgtctctatgtagTTGGCTATTCTAAGTACCTCACATAAGTGGACTCATAtggcatttgtccttttgtggctagcttattttatttcacttagcataatatcttcaaggttcatccatgttgtagcatgtgtcagaatttccttcctgtttaaggtggaataacattccattgtatgtctaTGCCACATTTcatgtatccattcatcagtcAGTGGTCATTTGGGTTGCCTttcggctattgtgaatgatgctgctgtgaacatgggtagCCCAGGTATCTGTATCTGTTTGGTCTGCCATCTGTATCTGTCATTTGGGTCTGCCTttcggctattgtgaatgatactgctgtgaacatggaCAGCCAGGTATCTGTATCTGTTTGGTCCCGACTTTCAATTCTATGCATATGCccagaaatagaattgctggacCAAATGATAAATCTACAGTTAATTTTTTCAGGACCCTCCCTACTGTTTTTCAGAGCGGCTGCACCATTTTAACAATAGACTCTTTTGTCATCCTTCCCATATTATAACAGCCAGCATGGAGGGCATCGTCACCATCGTGGGCCTGAAGCCCGAAACAACGTACGCCGTAAGGCTGGCGGCGCTCAATGGCAAAGGGCTGGGTGAGATCAGCGCGGCCTCCGAGTTCAAGACGCAGCCAGTCCGTAAGTAAAGCCAGCTGCCCCCCTTTTCCCAGCCCACCTTCTTCTCCCTGGGGGCAGTGGGGAACCCTGAGCTGGCCCATGTCATTGTTCAGACCACAGCTTTTTGTCTTTCAGATCCCTCTGCTCCTGGAGGCCCCACCTCCTAGTTCTCTGGTTCTCAGTGACAGCTAACACACAGTcccttcattctctctttctccaaGGGGTTGGGGACACTGTCCTAGTAGCCGGTCCAGCTTGTTAGAATAACAGTGAAGGGGAAGGCACCAACACATTATTAAAGGAAGTGGGGAGAAAACCAGGAGTGAGTTGTCAAAGGATCTGGGAAAGTTGCTTTTCGACAGGCCACAGAAGCCCTAAGCACCCTGTGACTTGCAGGAAGAGGGTAAAGATGGTGACAGTTCACATAATGCATTGCGGGATCTTTGATGCAGCAGAGATATTAAGTCAGAGACAAATGGAAACTGCTATAGAATATGTGAGCAGCAGCAGAAACCCAGCAAAGCCAAGGGGAAGAGGTAGCCCTGGCCTTggccttttctgctcctctccctcccataGCAAGAGCATTCCTCACGGCCTCTTTCAAGAGAATTGCTTCCCCCTGATTCCACTCAGGGATGTATCTCTAGGTTTTCCTCGGCCATTCCCTCTTTCTTTTAACTACGCCTATCCCACTTTGCCCTCCCTTCCCACCAGCAGCCAGGCTGTGGGCAAGCCCTGCTCCTGTCATACCCCTTTGCAGACAGAGATACTACCCTGGGAAGCTCCTGAGTCCACCCAGCTAAAGAAGATACCGTAGAACTAAATTTCTGAGTGTTCACAGAGTTCCCTGGGCTCTCTGACCCCTGGATTTAAAATGCACCTGGGAGAAtcctttgcttccttctttttgaagCCAGGGGCCTGCAAAGGGACCCACTGCCCTTACCTCTTCCCAGAAATAGGAAAGCCTGTCTCATCTTCCTTCTACAGGAGTGGCTTCTTTCTCTGGATTTGAAGTAATTTGATAATTTGAGTTTCCAGCTCCATGTGCTCTGCGGattctattcatttcttttacatcttattttttttttcttgggtctgtctcttgttttttcttttcgtCTGTGTTCCATCCATGGGAAATGCAGATAGCCCTCCTCCACGTAAGTGCCTCTTCATACCTCATTACCTGTTTCCATAGCGTTAACATCTGCTAGTTCTAGTTCGTAATTTAGTTCTGGTCCCTTTTTTGTCCCCTAGAGGCTGAAGTAGATGATATTGTCTGGGCCCTAACCACACTGACCTTAGTCTAGTTGTGCTGTTGTTAACGTCTGTAGGTTACTCCAAGAGGCTAACACTCTTCCTGTTTTAGAGCATGCAACTTCTGTGTCTTTGGAAATTGtgcttatttattaatttttgtgtgtgatgatTACCCCACGGCAAAGATGGTGTTTGCTGAGCCAAGCATGGTGGAAGTCTGCAGATGGGCCCTGAATAACACGCTATAGCCCCGCCTCACCTTCAGCCAGGATGCCGGGAAAGTGACCACAGCCCCACCAGGCCACTATTCAAAACAccttgaaaggaaaaagaacctGAAAGGATTTTCATATTTGCTTTTAGGAGATAAAGGAATTGAGCTCAGTTGCTTCCTTGCTTCTTGTCTGTCAGCTTGGTAGCTGGAGGGGAATAGGAGGACTGGCCAGGGAGGCTCCTGCAGCAGCTGCCATAGTCAAAACGTAGCATGAACTTTGGTTCCGAGCCATGGGCATGTCCCACAGGTAGCTGTTGCAGAGTTAAATCTCTAGTTCCGGTCAGCTCTGTTCTTTAGCATGTAGTTACTTGCAGTGTGCATCTCCTCGTTTGGGGAAGACTAACCAGCTAATGTAGGAACTCTTCTGCCATGCATGCTAGGGAAGGGGAGATTCCCCACTGGAAGGACACCCTTCATCATGTAAGCTGTACATAGAGGACACAGGGAACAAGGGTAACAGAGAGATGAACTGTGGTTTGACCCCATTAGCCTGCAGAAATGCCCCTAAACTTCCCTTCTCCTGAGATTTGGTTCTTCCTAGGCTGAACCAGAATAGCGGAGGGAGGTGTTACCCaggcagacacagaaaaaaaggtATTCAGGAAGCTGTACAGTCTTTTCATAAAAAGGCTCCCAGCTCCTGAAAGGTACCCAAGGAAGCTTATCTTTTTAACATTATTCAGAAATATTGCAGCAACAGCAAAAACTAAGTAGCTACATGTAGGTATTCTGAGATTTTGAGCAAGTGCCAAATGTCCTACCTCAGCAGAGTTGGTGCCGGGATGAACCAGCTCTCGAAGGCATCAGAGTTGGGGGATGGAGCCTTCAGGCCGGACTGACAGGTACCTGCTCTGGGCCTGCAGCTATGCCCTAAGCAAGTTCGAGAGGAGCCACTCTGGGCATGAGGGAACCTTCCTTCTGGATCTTCCCCTGATCTTTAACTTGTGGTTCAACTGAGTCTCCAGGTTTCCTCTGGTCTGGATTTGATCAGTAAATGAATGCTGGCTTAGTTACATTAAAGAGAGGAAGGCTGGGATGAGGCCCCCCTCTGAGTTTCTAACCAGTAACTGGAGTTTGAGTACTGAATCAGAGTAACTGGGTCTTGGACTTCAAAGGCCGCAGTGGTTTTCATTCATTGCCAGCTCAGTTCTTGCAAAGGTGAGaccatatatatagatatatagatatatatagatatatagatatagatatatagatatatatagatatatagatatagatatatagatatatatatagatatatagatagatagatagatatagatatatatctcagaagctatatttttaaagtcaatgttaaaaatgaaatttttaatgaaatttt from Homo sapiens chromosome 11, GRCh38.p14 Primary Assembly encodes:
- the NCAM1 gene encoding neural cell adhesion molecule 1 isoform 18 precursor (isoform 18 precursor is encoded by transcript variant 18), with translation MLQTKDLIWTLFFLGTAAKPKITYVENQTAMELEEQVTLTCEASGDPIPSITWRTSTRNISSEEKTLDGHMVVRSHARVSSLTLKSIQYTDAGEYICTASNTIGQDSQSMYLEVQYAPKLQGPVAVYTWEGNQVNITCEVFAYPSATISWFRDGQLLPSSNYSNIKIYNTPSASYLEVTPDSENDFGNYNCTAVNRIGQESLEFILVQADTPSSPSIDQVEPYSSTAQVQFDEPEATGGVPILKYKAEWRAVGEEVWHSKWYDAKEASMEGIVTIVGLKPETTYAVRLAALNGKGLGEISAASEFKTQPVHSPPPPASASSSTPVPLSPPDTTWPLPALATTEPAREPSAPKLEGQMGEDGNSIKVNLIKQDDGGSPIRHYLVRYRALSSEWKPEIRLPSGSDHVMLKSLDWNAEYEVYVVAENQQGKSKAAHFVFRTSAQPTAIPATLGGNSASYTFVSLLFSAVTLLLLC
- the NCAM1 gene encoding neural cell adhesion molecule 1 isoform 20 precursor (isoform 20 precursor is encoded by transcript variant 20); amino-acid sequence: MLQTKDLIWTLFFLGTAAKPKITYVENQTAMELEEQVTLTCEASGDPIPSITWRTSTRNISSEEKTLDGHMVVRSHARVSSLTLKSIQYTDAGEYICTASNTIGQDSQSMYLEVQYAPKLQGPVAVYTWEGNQVNITCEVFAYPSATISWFRDGQLLPSSNYSNIKIYNTPSASYLEVTPDSENDFGNYNCTAVNRIGQESLEFILVQADTPSSPSIDQVEPYSSTAQVQFDEPEATGGVPILKYKAEWRAVGEEVWHSKWYDAKEASMEGIVTIVGLKPETTYAVRLAALNGKGLGEISAASEFKTQPVREPSAPKLEGQMGEDGNSIKVNLIKQDDGGSPIRHYLVRYRALSSEWKPEIRLPSGSDHVMLKSLDWNAEYEVYVVAENQQGKSKAAHFVFRTSAQPTAIPATLGGNSASYTFVSLLFSAVTLLLLC